Proteins encoded together in one Solanum lycopersicum chromosome 7, SLM_r2.1 window:
- the LOC112941846 gene encoding transcription factor MYB15-like, with protein MVRTPCRDENGRKKGTWTPEEDRKLAAYITKYGSWNWRQLPKYAGLARCGKSCRLRWMNYLRPNVKRGNYTKEEDEIILNLHAQLGNKWSAIAIHLPGRSDNEIKNHWHTTLKKRAHYNSSEVSKKCNKKRSESNITKRKSNVENQNASANNINNNMHENIVLESSEWSPNESSSEALSSIDYQQDIFQEELANLEEITSGSFWTQPFEVDTKIDFVAPPIDYCGLVCPPSPFIPHEFLSSFDFDDCNNYW; from the exons ATGGTGAGAACACCTTGCCGCGACGAAAATGGTCGTAAAAAGGGTACTTGGACACCTGAAGAAGATAGAAAATTAGCAGCTTATATTACTAAATATGGATCATGGAATTGGAGACAACTACCCAAGTATGCTG GCTTAGCAAGGTGTGGAAAGAGTTGTAGACTTCGATGGATGAATTACTTAAGACCAAATGTTAAAAGAGGAAACTAcacaaaagaagaagatgaaatcaTCTTGAACCTCCATGCTCAACTTGGAAATAA GTGGTCAGCAATTGCAATTCACTTACCAGGAAGATCAGATAACGAGATAAAGAATCATTGGCACACAACACTGAAGAAGCGCGCTCATTATAACTCAAGTGAAGTAAGCAAGAAATGCAATAAGAAGAGGAGTGAAAGTAATATTACTAAAAGAAAGAGTAATGTGGAAAATCAAAATGCAAGTgctaataacattaataataatatgcaTGAGAATATAGTATTGGAAAGCTCAGAATGGTCACCAAATGAGTCATCAAGTGAAGCATTATCCTCTATTGATTATCAACAAGACATTTTTCAAGAAGAATTGGCTAATTTGGAGGAAATTACAAGTGGAAGTTTTTGGACACAACCATTTGAAGTGGATACTAAAATTGATTTTGTAGCTCCTCCAATTGATTATTGTGGACTTGTGTGTCCACCTTCTCCTTTTATACCTCATGAATTTCTTTCCTCCTTTGACTTTGATGATTGTAATAAttattggtaa
- the LOC101268411 gene encoding transcription factor MYB15-like — MVRTPCHDEHGRKKGTWTPEEDRKLAAYITKYGSWNWRQLPKYAGLARCGKSCRLRWMNYLRPNVKRGNYTKEEDEIILNLHAQLGNKWSTIASHLPGRSDNEIKNHWHTTVKKRADYNSSEGSKKCNNKKSESDITKRKSNVENQNAIGDNNNNNNTMHENVILENSEWSSSEDLSSIDYQQDIFQEELANLEDITSGSFWTQPFEVDTKIDFVAPSIDYCGLICPPSPFISHEFLSSFDLDHYDYNW, encoded by the exons ATGGTGAGAACACCTTGCCACGACGAACATGGTCGTAAAAAGGGTACTTGGACACCTGAAGAAGATAGAAAATTAGCAGCTTATATTACTAAATATGGATCATGGAATTGGAGACAACTTCCCAAGTATGCTG GCTTAGCAAGGTGTGGAAAGAGTTGTAGACTTCGATGGATGAATTATTTAAGGCCAAATGTTAAAAGAGGAAACTAcacaaaagaagaagatgaaatcaTCTTGAACCTCCATGCTCAACTTGGAAATAA GTGGTCAACGATTGCAAGTCACTTGCCAGGAAGATCAGATAACGAGATAAAGAATCATTGGCACACAACAGTGAAGAAGCGCGCTGATTATAACTCAAGTGAAGGAAGCAAGAAATGCAATAATAAGAAGAGTGAAAGTGATATTACTAAAAGAAAGAGTAATGTGGAAAATCAAAATGCAATtggtgataataataataataataatactatgcATGAAAATGTAATATTGGAAAATTCAGAATGGTCATCAAGTGAAGACTTATCCTCTATTGATTATCAACAAGACATTTTTCAAGAAGAATTAGCTAATTTGGAGGATATTACAAGTGGAAGTTTTTGGACACAACCATTTGAAGTGGATACTAAAATTGATTTTGTAGCTCCTTCAATTGATTATTGTGGACTCATATGTCCACCTTCACCTTTTATATCTCATGAATTTCTTTCCTCCTTTGATCTAGatcattatgattataattggtaa
- the LOC101261724 gene encoding F-box protein At3g07870 isoform X3, whose translation MSYYMQKELMNKIFTRLPINSILRCTSVCKSCCNGIVCIAAADQLNYLNHFYFWNPAIRKPVELPDLGYTCEKCDTFAYALGFGYDHVTNDYKVVRVVHTWSHPSPPHVDLYKLSTGVWEDISHVSLSYLFLATTSQAYVNGASHWIASKWDVSSLVSVIVLFNMHDETFSEMILPSSLINESRSFYDEMFLFVSEESLCLVDNNYDKRKPIDIWMMKEYGAPDSWVKQFSIQNNQFAQHIPLRDDIFWTPYSGNAAPTDFEIANEFLKPMAIRKNGEILWEGNRRLLVSVDHTGERFKDADVGNLSNDWCYNPRYVSYYKESLVLPDRWTNNCVGDACEESSNLWKRKPKDGKRRISRAKSKYRMRIASLLHMSGLLYLSKMKGKWLRKNGRKIKQVKDPSWSN comes from the exons ATGTCGTATTATATGCAAAAAGAATTGATGAATAAGATCTTCACAAGATTACCAATCAATTCAATCCTTCGATGCACAAGTGTTTGCAAGTCATG TTGTAATGGGATTGTGTGCATTGCTGCTGCCGACCAATTGAATTACTTGAATCATTTCTACTTTTGGAACCCAGCTATCAGAAAGCCTGTAGAACTCCCTGACCTAGGTTATACATGTGAGAAATGTGATACATTTGCTTATGCGTTGGGGTTTGGTTATGATCATGTTACCAATGACTACAAGGTGGTAAGAGTAGTACACACTTGGTCTCATCCGTCGCCACCTCATGTTGATCTTTATAAGTTAAGCACTGGTGTTTGGGAAGACATTAGCCATGTCTCTCTGTCTTACCTATTCCTTGCCACTACATCACAGGCATATGTGAATGGAGCTTCTCATTGGATTGCTTCCAAATGGGATGTATCATCATTGGTGAGTGTGATTGTTTTATTCAACATGCATGATGAGACATTCTCAGAGATGATCTTGCCGAGTAGTTTAATCAATGAGTCACGATCATTCTATGATGAAATGTTCCTTTTTGTGTCAGAGGAATCTCTTTGTTTGGTTGATAATAACTATGACAAACGCAAACCTATTGATATTTGGATGATGAAAGAGTATGGTGCACCAGACTCATGGGTGAAACAGTTCAGCATCCAAAATAATCAGTTTGCACAACATATTCCTCTTCGTGATGACATTTTTTGGACACCTTATTCCGGAAACGCTGCTCCAACTGATTTTGAGATTGCTAATGAGTTTCTGAAGCCAATGGCTATAAGAAAAAATGGTGAAATCTTATGGGAAGGTAACCGAAGATTATTGGTTTCAGTTGATCATACAGGTGAAAGGTTTAAAGATGCCGACGTTGGTAACTTATCAAATGATTGGTGTTACAATCCGCGTTATGTTAGTTATTACAAAGAGAGCCTTGTTTTACCTGATAGATGGACAAATAATTGTGTTGGAGATGCTTGTGAGGAGTCATCCAATTTATGGAAGAGAAAGCCCAAAGATGGAAAAAGAAGGATCTCAAGGGCAAAATCTAAATATAGAATGCGGATTGCATCTCTTCTGCACATGAGTGGATTGCTTTACCTGTCAAAAATGAAAGGGAAATGGTTGCGGAAGAACGGAAGGAAGATCAAGCAAGTCAAAGATCCTTCATGGTCCAATTAA
- the LOC101261724 gene encoding F-box protein At3g07870 isoform X2 has product MSDYVPEDLMIKIFTRLPIKSILRCTSVCKSCCNGIVCIAAADQLNYLNHFYFWNPAIRKPVELPDLGYTCEKCDTFAYALGFGYDHVTNDYKVVRVVHTWSHPSPPHVDLYKLSTGVWEDISHVSLSYLFLATTSQAYVNGASHWIASKWDVSSLVSVIVLFNMHDETFSEMILPSSLINESRSFYDEMFLFVSEESLCLVDNNYDKRKPIDIWMMKEYGAPDSWVKQFSIQNNQFAQHIPLRDDIFWTPYSGNAAPTDFEIANEFLKPMAIRKNGEILWEGNRRLLVSVDHTGERFKDADVGNLSNDWCYNPRYVSYYKESLVLPDRWTNNCVGDACEESSNLWKRKPKDGKRRISRAKSKYRMRIASLLHMSGLLYLSKMKGKWLRKNGRKIKQVKDPSWSN; this is encoded by the exons ATGTCGGATTATGTGCCAGAAGACTTGATGATTAAGATCTTCACAAGGTTACCAATCAAATCAATCCTTCGATGCACAAGTGTTTGCAAGTCATG TTGTAATGGGATTGTGTGCATTGCTGCTGCCGACCAATTGAATTACTTGAATCATTTCTACTTTTGGAACCCAGCTATCAGAAAGCCTGTAGAACTCCCTGACCTAGGTTATACATGTGAGAAATGTGATACATTTGCTTATGCGTTGGGGTTTGGTTATGATCATGTTACCAATGACTACAAGGTGGTAAGAGTAGTACACACTTGGTCTCATCCGTCGCCACCTCATGTTGATCTTTATAAGTTAAGCACTGGTGTTTGGGAAGACATTAGCCATGTCTCTCTGTCTTACCTATTCCTTGCCACTACATCACAGGCATATGTGAATGGAGCTTCTCATTGGATTGCTTCCAAATGGGATGTATCATCATTGGTGAGTGTGATTGTTTTATTCAACATGCATGATGAGACATTCTCAGAGATGATCTTGCCGAGTAGTTTAATCAATGAGTCACGATCATTCTATGATGAAATGTTCCTTTTTGTGTCAGAGGAATCTCTTTGTTTGGTTGATAATAACTATGACAAACGCAAACCTATTGATATTTGGATGATGAAAGAGTATGGTGCACCAGACTCATGGGTGAAACAGTTCAGCATCCAAAATAATCAGTTTGCACAACATATTCCTCTTCGTGATGACATTTTTTGGACACCTTATTCCGGAAACGCTGCTCCAACTGATTTTGAGATTGCTAATGAGTTTCTGAAGCCAATGGCTATAAGAAAAAATGGTGAAATCTTATGGGAAGGTAACCGAAGATTATTGGTTTCAGTTGATCATACAGGTGAAAGGTTTAAAGATGCCGACGTTGGTAACTTATCAAATGATTGGTGTTACAATCCGCGTTATGTTAGTTATTACAAAGAGAGCCTTGTTTTACCTGATAGATGGACAAATAATTGTGTTGGAGATGCTTGTGAGGAGTCATCCAATTTATGGAAGAGAAAGCCCAAAGATGGAAAAAGAAGGATCTCAAGGGCAAAATCTAAATATAGAATGCGGATTGCATCTCTTCTGCACATGAGTGGATTGCTTTACCTGTCAAAAATGAAAGGGAAATGGTTGCGGAAGAACGGAAGGAAGATCAAGCAAGTCAAAGATCCTTCATGGTCCAATTAA
- the LOC101261724 gene encoding F-box protein CPR1 isoform X1 has translation MSDYVPEDLMIKIFTRLPIKSILRCTSVCKSWYSLLTSPNFIFTHLNRKQDDHILIQNYVGNSEIYIYALSRYNEKLDQNNHLDYSFKCSNGVVTIVGSCNGIVCIAAADQLNYLNHFYFWNPAIRKPVELPDLGYTCEKCDTFAYALGFGYDHVTNDYKVVRVVHTWSHPSPPHVDLYKLSTGVWEDISHVSLSYLFLATTSQAYVNGASHWIASKWDVSSLVSVIVLFNMHDETFSEMILPSSLINESRSFYDEMFLFVSEESLCLVDNNYDKRKPIDIWMMKEYGAPDSWVKQFSIQNNQFAQHIPLRDDIFWTPYSGNAAPTDFEIANEFLKPMAIRKNGEILWEGNRRLLVSVDHTGERFKDADVGNLSNDWCYNPRYVSYYKESLVLPDRWTNNCVGDACEESSNLWKRKPKDGKRRISRAKSKYRMRIASLLHMSGLLYLSKMKGKWLRKNGRKIKQVKDPSWSN, from the coding sequence ATGTCGGATTATGTGCCAGAAGACTTGATGATTAAGATCTTCACAAGGTTACCAATCAAATCAATCCTTCGATGCACAAGTGTTTGCAAGTCATGGTACTCTCTTCTAACTAGCCCTAATTTTATCTTTACGCATCTCAATCGGAAACAAGATGATCACATCCTGATTCAGAATTACGTTGGAAACtcagaaatatatatatatgctttatCCCGTTATAATGAGAAATTGGATCAAAATAACCACTTAGATTATTCATTTAAGTGCAGTAACGGTGTCGTTACTATTGTGGGCAGTTGTAATGGGATTGTGTGCATTGCTGCTGCCGACCAATTGAATTACTTGAATCATTTCTACTTTTGGAACCCAGCTATCAGAAAGCCTGTAGAACTCCCTGACCTAGGTTATACATGTGAGAAATGTGATACATTTGCTTATGCGTTGGGGTTTGGTTATGATCATGTTACCAATGACTACAAGGTGGTAAGAGTAGTACACACTTGGTCTCATCCGTCGCCACCTCATGTTGATCTTTATAAGTTAAGCACTGGTGTTTGGGAAGACATTAGCCATGTCTCTCTGTCTTACCTATTCCTTGCCACTACATCACAGGCATATGTGAATGGAGCTTCTCATTGGATTGCTTCCAAATGGGATGTATCATCATTGGTGAGTGTGATTGTTTTATTCAACATGCATGATGAGACATTCTCAGAGATGATCTTGCCGAGTAGTTTAATCAATGAGTCACGATCATTCTATGATGAAATGTTCCTTTTTGTGTCAGAGGAATCTCTTTGTTTGGTTGATAATAACTATGACAAACGCAAACCTATTGATATTTGGATGATGAAAGAGTATGGTGCACCAGACTCATGGGTGAAACAGTTCAGCATCCAAAATAATCAGTTTGCACAACATATTCCTCTTCGTGATGACATTTTTTGGACACCTTATTCCGGAAACGCTGCTCCAACTGATTTTGAGATTGCTAATGAGTTTCTGAAGCCAATGGCTATAAGAAAAAATGGTGAAATCTTATGGGAAGGTAACCGAAGATTATTGGTTTCAGTTGATCATACAGGTGAAAGGTTTAAAGATGCCGACGTTGGTAACTTATCAAATGATTGGTGTTACAATCCGCGTTATGTTAGTTATTACAAAGAGAGCCTTGTTTTACCTGATAGATGGACAAATAATTGTGTTGGAGATGCTTGTGAGGAGTCATCCAATTTATGGAAGAGAAAGCCCAAAGATGGAAAAAGAAGGATCTCAAGGGCAAAATCTAAATATAGAATGCGGATTGCATCTCTTCTGCACATGAGTGGATTGCTTTACCTGTCAAAAATGAAAGGGAAATGGTTGCGGAAGAACGGAAGGAAGATCAAGCAAGTCAAAGATCCTTCATGGTCCAATTAA